The nucleotide window TCAGTATCAATACCTCTCTGGTTACAGTAGAAAATCTGATCTTCTCCGATTTTTGAAGTCGTTGCCTCGTGCTCCAGTTGTGCGGAAGGATCTTTAATTTCAATATAAGGGAAAGTGTGTGCTCCACATTCATTACCCATCAACAGAGAATCACACTGGGAGAAGTTTCTGGCCCCTTTTGCAGAAGGCATTACTTTCACCAGTCCTCTGTATGAGTTCTGGGATTTTCCTGCAGAAATACCTTTGGAAATGATTGTTGATTTGGTATTTTTTCCAATGTGGATCATTTTTGTTCCTGTATCTGCGTATTGGTGGTTGTTTGTTACTGCGATAGAGTAGAACTCTCCGATTGCATTGTCTCCTTTAAGGATGCAAGACGGATATTTCCATGTCACTGCAGAACCTGTTTCTACCTGCGTCCATGAGATTTTCGCATTTCTTTCGCAAAGCCCTCTTTTGGTTACAAAGTTGAATACTCCACCTTTTCCTTCTTCATTACCAGGGTACCAGTTCTGTACCGTTGAATATTTAATTTCAGCATTGTCTAAAGCAATAAGCTCAACCACTGCTGCGTGAAGCTGGTTTTCATCTCTTGACGGAGCTGTACACCCTTCAAGATAAGAAACATAACTTCCTTCATCTGCAATCACAAGGGTTCTCTCAAACTGTCCTGTTCCTGCCTGATTGATACGGAAATAAGTGGAAAGCTCCATTGGGCATTTTACTCCTTTGGGAATATAACAGAAACTTCCGTCAGAGAATACTGCGGAATTCAATGCTGCATAAAAGTTATCTCCTCTCGGAACTACTTTTCCAAGATATTTTCTTACTAAATCAGGATGGTTTTTAATAGCCTCAGAAATTGAACAGAAAATAATTCCTTTTTCTGCCAATGTATCTTGGAAAGTGGTTTTCACAGAAACTGAGTCCATTACGATATCTACGGCAACGCCCGAAAGTCTTTTTTGCTCTTCGATATTAATCCCTAGCTTTTCGAATGTTTTCAATAATTCAGGATCTACTTCATCAAGACTTGCCAACTCAGGCTTTACTTTAGGAGCAGCGTAGTAACGGATTGCCTGAAAATCTGGTTTTTCATATTTGATATTAGCCCATGTAGGCTCTACCATTTTCTGCCAGATTTTGAAAGATTCCAGTCGCCATTCAGTCATCCATTCCGGCTCCTCTTTCTTAGCGGAGATGGCACGGATGATATCCTCGTTTAAACCAATCGGGAAATCTTCATAGTCTATTTTGGTTTCCCAACCGAATTCGTATTTTTTATTTTCTAGATCGACTCTTAAATCGTCTTCTGTATATTTACTCATTATAATTTTTTAGATTTCAGATGTTAGATTTCAGAATTCAGAATAGCTCTGAGGTCTGAAATCTAGGATCTAATGTCTTTTCTCTAAAGACTAAATGATTCCCCGCATCCACATGTTCTGGATGCATTCGGGTTGTTAAAAACAAACCCTTTTCCGTTCAATCCTCCTGAATATTCAAGAGTTGTTCCTGCTAAATAAAGGATGGATTTTTTATCTATAATAATTTTAATGTTATTATCTTCAAAAATCTGATCTGCGTCTGTTTTTTCGTTGTCAAACTTTAAAACATACTCTAAACCAGAGCATCCGCCGCTTTTTACCCCTACTCTTATATAATCTTCAGCAGGGTTAAAACCATCTTCCGTCATCAACTGGATGGCTTTTTCCTTTGCATGGTCTGATACTTTTATCATTGTATTTATTTAGAATGATTTAATGATGCAAAAATACGAACTAATTTCCGCAATCTCAAATCGAAGATATCTATTTTAATGATTCTGATATTAATAGGGATTTTAAAGGCAAAGATTTATGTTAAAAACAGATAAATTTCTTCTCTTTATGTGAAGATTTCATTTGTAATTTTAACCTTCTGAGGTATTTCCGATCTATAAAGAAAATTGGTAATGGGACAAAAAATCATAACTTTTTTTGTGTTGTTTTTTACTGCAATATCTTATGGGCAAACCACAAGATTCGTTTATGAAACGCTGGTAAACCCGGATTCAATCAATCTGGTAAGCATGAAAAGTGAGAGAACTTTTCTGGATATTAAAGAAGGACATTCCTTATTTATCAGTGAAAATAAACTAAAAAGAGATTCTCTTTTTACTTCTGTAAGATCAGAAGCGAAAGAAACGAAAAAAGAAGAAAAAGATTTTTCAAAAATGGAAGGGAGAAAACATTTTGAGCCTACTTTTTTTGAATATTTTATTACCAAAGCTATTCCGGAACAGAAAGTGTATTACTATGAAAAGGCTGCCGGAAAACAAATTTACTATCAGGAAGACAGACCTGTAAAATGGGAAGTGACCAATGTAATTGAGAAACAGAATGGATATTCTGCTCAAAAAGCAGTCACTGAATTTGGAGGAAGAAC belongs to Chryseobacterium gleum and includes:
- the sufB gene encoding Fe-S cluster assembly protein SufB codes for the protein MSKYTEDDLRVDLENKKYEFGWETKIDYEDFPIGLNEDIIRAISAKKEEPEWMTEWRLESFKIWQKMVEPTWANIKYEKPDFQAIRYYAAPKVKPELASLDEVDPELLKTFEKLGINIEEQKRLSGVAVDIVMDSVSVKTTFQDTLAEKGIIFCSISEAIKNHPDLVRKYLGKVVPRGDNFYAALNSAVFSDGSFCYIPKGVKCPMELSTYFRINQAGTGQFERTLVIADEGSYVSYLEGCTAPSRDENQLHAAVVELIALDNAEIKYSTVQNWYPGNEEGKGGVFNFVTKRGLCERNAKISWTQVETGSAVTWKYPSCILKGDNAIGEFYSIAVTNNHQYADTGTKMIHIGKNTKSTIISKGISAGKSQNSYRGLVKVMPSAKGARNFSQCDSLLMGNECGAHTFPYIEIKDPSAQLEHEATTSKIGEDQIFYCNQRGIDTERAIALIVNGFSKEVLNKLPMEFAIEAQKLLEISLEGSVG
- a CDS encoding HesB/IscA family protein, whose product is MIKVSDHAKEKAIQLMTEDGFNPAEDYIRVGVKSGGCSGLEYVLKFDNEKTDADQIFEDNNIKIIIDKKSILYLAGTTLEYSGGLNGKGFVFNNPNASRTCGCGESFSL
- a CDS encoding GLPGLI family protein, with amino-acid sequence MGQKIITFFVLFFTAISYGQTTRFVYETLVNPDSINLVSMKSERTFLDIKEGHSLFISENKLKRDSLFTSVRSEAKETKKEEKDFSKMEGRKHFEPTFFEYFITKAIPEQKVYYYEKAAGKQIYYQEDRPVKWEVTNVIEKQNGYSAQKAVTEFGGRTWTAWFTKEIPFSDGPYKFSGLPGLIVKLEDDKGDYKFDLVKKINIKNAFEEQIQPDAKQSTRINFHGDKAALELEFGKSRKAMAGNMNFGGGKHGGMGGMSGGGMRGGGHGGGGMHRGMGGENQGIPVSTDSSGEVPSLTHTAQNPIELK